The Epinephelus lanceolatus isolate andai-2023 chromosome 10, ASM4190304v1, whole genome shotgun sequence genomic sequence TGCTTCTATGAGTCATTCTTTTCATCTCTGCaggtcattatttttttatctctttatcTGTCATTATGATACATACACACCCTCTCTGGTCTCTCTCCCATCTCTTTATTAAAGTTGGAATTTTTGAGGCTAATTGCTTGGTGTGGTCACTCCACATCCCATtgctctctctcagtctctctctgtctgttaaACTCTCGCCACACTGGTGCAGCTGTCTCTATTGGATTATAATGACCTCCTgggtctctctgtctctctctgactcAGTGTCATTGTTAATGTGCTGTGTGCAGGCCTCAGTCTGGTGGTGGGTCTGGTGCTCTACATCTCCAGTATTAATGACGAGGTGATGAACCGGCCCAGAGAGCCCGAGCAGTTCTTCAACTACCACTATGGCTGGTCCTTCGCCTTCGCTGCCTCTTCCTTCTTACTCAAAGAGGTCGgtctgggctgtgtgtgtgtgtgtgtgtgtgtgtgtgtgtgtgtggtagtgaTGAAAAATATATGAAAGAGTGTGAGagaatgtgtgtctgtctgaaggGCATCAAATTTGGTAGGGACATTAGGAACATGTTCCCATAAATATGAAGTGACTACTGAATCGTCCCTGgcaatagagtgctgcaggaatgagtcctaaaaccaggAAATGAGTTTGCATTTTACCGCTCCCAGTTCCCTCATCTCCAAGTCAATTGGTTTTTTCACTGGGTTTTTGGTGAGATGGCTGAAATAAGGTCTATGGTTACCACAAGCTTAacagactttcacattttattctacaaaataaaatacgtcagtaaaaAAACGCGCTTGTACCGAGGCTGTAGGTTTCATTTGCGGGTTTGGGGGCCCTCTTCCAGGAAATTTCATGCGTCAGTTTATgatggaaatgtctttatttattgtaaagaaaaacacaaatttcaaGCCATAGGTGACAATTCAAAATATAGAAATAGGCTACAATAGAATATAACACAGTGagtttctctgtttctctgttatCTCTGCTGATTCAACACATGTCACTTTCCCATCCTCCATTGTGTCTTCTGTTCGGGGAAGTAACCTCTTTAAATGTACATGTAACACCTATTCACTATGAGAAGTcagttcattttaatttattcataaatCCCTGGACTTCAATAGCTCATGTGTGTTTCAGCAAGATATTTACTAATGTTGAGAACTTTCTGCACGGTCAAATTATGTCCCAGATATCTGTGTTCTCTAAGAAGTTGAGAATCAAGTCGtaatattacaaaaatgaaCTTTTATATTAATGAGAATAAAGCCAGAATGTTTCAAGAAAGAAAATCTACCTGCTGTTTTGTCTGCTGGGCATTACACTTTTGTTCTATTGATTTGGTAGTTTCCCCTTCAGACCGTCTGACAGACACACAACCCTGTTTGGGACTCTCTCTATATGAGGCAAAGTTTAAGCGGCTGTGCACTGCTCTTCATTGGAGGTGGAATACCAAAACTAACTGACAACACCTCTGATCAGACATAATAACATAAATGGACATGATTTGTCCTGTATTTTCATGTACAGAACGGTTAGTATGAGGATAATACAAATGAGTTTGCCGAAATATTGGTAGGGACATGTCCCTACTGTCCATATGCAAACCTATGCTCTTGACTTGTAGCctatattttgaaattttagaAAAGACAGTTcttaacaagtggctaaatgagaccacaaaatgtcatcacgccgaacacggctttacagcctcgtaGTGGTGAAGttagtcatgtgaccgtggtgcagtttgtttatagccttaCATTAATGTTTGTAAACCTACGCCCTTGACTCGTAGCCTATATTTTGAAGTTTTTACGCATCTTATAAAAGACAGTTcttaacaagtggctaaatgaggcCACAAAATGTCATCACGCCTAACTCGGTttcacagccttgttgtggtggccgtggtgtggtttgtttattgcctaacattagctttttacttctggtgattgcatttatgcttaAAGAATCCTAAGAATATTATCTTGCTGAGCAAAATATACCTAAACTTCTGGTTGCCACAGATCTTAtattctgcaataatccaaaaaccaatgaaaatatcccatagacttttttttataagGGAACCAGGGCAAAGCTAAATTCCGCATCGGCCTACAGAAGAAAACGTCGAGACTGCAGCTCCGTCACATAGATGTATATGAAGGCTAAGTGAAGGAGACACCATCTTTACCTTAACTGTTTTGTGCACAAAGACACTGAACAATTTGCATCTTGTATTGATTTAGTAAGGGgcagtgcattttattttttcagtacGAGATGATTAAGGCACCCTGGTCCATATTCGTTATAAGTTGTAGATCAGCGTAGCGAAAGGCAAAAATTAATGCCTAAAAATGACCAGCatacaggaaatgaagtgtttgacgCTTCAAATTTCCTCAGGGGGGACCTCCAGACGCCCCCTTTAATATGTGTTCCCCGaagtgttgaaatgaaacctgtgCTCTTGGTCTGCGTGCATACATATGTTACACACAGataatatattttcatttctatGGTATGAGTGTTTTTTTCCTGGAGTGTTGCATGCTGAGTGTGCAGGAAGGTAAGGTGATTGGTTTTCTGTAGATATGGTGAGGCATCAGTGGTTTGTGGGAGtctgtgtgttcgtgtgtgcaTCCATGCGTGGTGATGTCTCATATGAATCCTCTGCTCATACCCCCCACCACCacttctcctcctgctgctttCCCATCATCAGCAGCACTGCTCTTAATGTGGTGCAGTGGACACTaacctcctccctccctcatcTGTTCTCCGCACACTTGTCTCCGTTCTTTCTTTTCCAATCTGTTTTATGGGCTTCAAGCGTACCCTCATCTTTCTAAATCAAAAGCACACACTTACACCTCTCTACTTTGTACATTCCTTTTAACACTTCTCACCTTTCAGTCACTTTTAATCTAATTTCCCCAGCCATCACTTGTTACTGCGTCTTTGAAATTTGTCTCTGAACTCAATTTATTTACGCGACTAAATGCCTCTCTCCCTGTCACATCTTATCACCCCCTCATCTCCTCCTGCTTCCTCTTCTCACTCACTGTCTCAGGGGGCTGGGGTGATGTCAGTCTATCTGTTTATGAAGCGCTACGCCGAGGAAGAGATGTACCGCCCCCACCCTGCGCTCTACCGCCCCCGCCTGTCCGAGAGCAGTGACTACAGCGGCCAGTTCCTCCACCCAGAATCCTCCTGGCCTCAACCGAAGCGAGGCCGCAGCACCTCTGAAGCCTCCAGTGACATCTCCATCCAGCTCAACCAGGCACCACCAGCACCCCCCAAAAGCAGCCTCCAAGGGCAGGGCAGCCCACCTTCTGGGTCGTCCTCCGCAGGGAGCTACCAGATGCCTCCACAGTCTGCTGGCTACCCCACCACGCACACCCTCACCAGGTCGCACTCCTCACACCCCCAAGGCCAGGCTCTCCCCATGGCAATGCCTCCATCACCTGTACCTCCCCCTcactatcacacacacatgcacatgagcGCCTCCCCCTGTTAGGAAGCAGGAGCATCGGGGAGGGAAGAGACACTGACTCCTCATAATCACGTACACTGTACATTTAGCTGTGGATGAGAGTTAATGCTGAGCTTAGAGCACAGATCATGTGAGATGAAGTGGAGGGAGAGGTGATCAAACATAATAAAATGTAGCTTTGGAACAATATGAACCAAGGACAGAGGAGGTGTTGGAGAGTAAAAGGAAAGGTTTAACAGGATTGTGGGGGATTTGACAGAAACCGTGATGGACACAGAACAGTAGAaacaggaggaaaagaaaaaggaattTCGGGTTGTCATAATGGAAAGAGGCAAAAAGAGTTTCCTAGAAAGACTTTAGAGGTTAGGTTGAGTGACAGAGGAGATATAGGAGAGGGAGTGTGAGGCAGGGAGAGCGAGGGGCTGCGGTATAATACAAGATACTGCAGTGCTGCAGGAAATTTGTATGCACTtggaaatgtacaatgcaaaaCACTGATCACAAAGACTGAGGATGCACATAGTTTTATACATACATAATTCATAAAAATACACGGAAAAAGGTACCTTTTTTTACCAAAAGGTAAATGTGGTTATATTCTTGTCTTCTCTGAATTTCTTACATCATCAGTCCAGTTTCATAACTCACAATGTCAAAGTAATATTAATgatattattaattaaaaaaacattagttaaACAATAGAGTAATTCTTAAATGAGaacactgtatgtgaatgttgttaatctttgtaaaaaaaaaaaaaaatacagacagacagaagtggATGATGTTCTGAAATATCATAAGAGCAAATCGTCATGTTTTACATATTTGTTTAAGATACAAATTTATAAAATTCTTGTATATAAAATTGCACATGAGGAGTTCTATATAGCTGTTGTAAATTATGAATGAAGCTTTGGCACAAGTCACATCAAGAAAATGTCTGACTCATTCTGCTTTGGATGAAGACTCTGCAACAGGCGCACTACAACCAACAACGCACCCTGTGGATGCAGCGCACGCTGGTTTAAAGGAGGAACCACCCAGTGCTGACACGGCGGTCTGATGCCCTCTACTGGCCACTGCTCCGCACTGACCCTGGATCAGCTCTGGGGCCCAGGTCACTACTTTttcatgcactcttccttcctCACTGGTCTGCACTGTGTGTCAGGTGATGGTGCAGCACAGATGAGTCAACGGTGAATGTCAGGAGCAAGGAGACATTTTGAACTGCACATGGATCAAGATTTATGCTTTAAAGACTGGTtagatgtattttttaaaagcttCAAAGCTGTTTATATATATCTGGAAATCTCACATGGTGAAAGTATTAATTGCATTTGCACTTACTGCTCAAAGGACGATACCACTGTTAGTGAAATTCAGGTCCTCACTATGTAGACaaagtatttaaaatgtttttggtgaCAGTGCATCCTGCTAAAGGTTTCTAGACTacctgaaaatatgttttgcgcTCTCTTGTAACTGATACAACtaatgattaattttattttctgttaatcAGCTGATTACTTTCTAGACTGATCATTTTGTCTATTAAATGTCAGATaatagtgaaaaatgccaaGTTGATGTATTTAAACAGCTAGTTTTATTTGATCTGCTATCCAAAAGCAAAAGATAGTCCTTATTCCACCCTGTGACAAAGGAATGCACCGAATACTTGCAGTTGAAAATCTGGCACAAGCAAGAGTTTAGAATTTTGCTTTGAAACTGACTGAAATGGTTGTTttgctattatttatttatgttgatGGACTTACGGTAATTGATAAATCAGGTATTTTCAGACGATCCCGCATGGGTCACAGTAGCGCTTCCTTCAACATCACAGTGTAGCAGACTGTGTAGGACGTTGTAGGATGTTTTAGCCAAGCACTTTAACCAAATATAGTTATATTGTGGGCATGAATGGATCAATAAATGAGCTTGCAGGCTCAGGAGTCAAGAGTGCAGGGCACCCCcttggccttcacctgcaaagtgTCACTAAAATTAACACGTGTGGAGCAAGAAGAGACTCTAAATGACTGCAAATAGACACAGGGAGGCTCGCAAAGATAACAAAAGGggtcaaaacaaccacaaagagacacagaatgacaacagagagagacacaaaacaacttaaatgaattaaaacaactacaaacaggCATAAAAAGACtgcaaaaaagacacaaggaGGCTCAAAACAACAATGCAAAGGGTcaaaataacctcaaagagacacaagatgacaagaaagagatgcaaaacaaattCAGTTAGAttcaaacaactacaaacaggCATAAAAAGACTGcaaagagacccaaaacaacttcaaacagATTCAAATGactacatagagacacaaaatggccacaaacaaaaaagtaaaaaactacaaaggaacacaaaagactacaaagagatgcaaaacaacaaaaagaggctaAACAACTATCAAGTTTATCTGTGGTGGGGCCTTCTGCGTGTCTGTgaccaggggcccattgtcttgTAATCTATaataattgtttttgttgtacATAATGTATTTTCAGATGCTCTAGAACCTTAATGCACTTCAATACTATACCAGTATCTTTATCTTTAGACAAGCAGGACCTGTATATCAGAAACAGTCGTATCTTAATTTAGAatagtttgtttgtctttgaggCACATCATGCACAGGGATACGTTAAAAACAATATATCTCTGTACTGAGAATTAAACCACCGTGTCATTGTGTAATGGCTGGTTTTCATTATCACTGTGATGCTGGAGagagggaaacacacagatgtcGTACAGAGGATGTGTGGAAGAGAAATCTTGAAGATGTACAGGGGAGTATATGAAGTGAGATCATGGAGATATCATCATATTTTGGCCTTTTGCAGGGTTTTGTTGTGCAGGCGTGCCGCTCCTCAGCACCACCCTGCTTTTTGCTTATGCAGTTGTACAAATTCACACTGAGGTGAAGCCTGGTGTAACTGCAGCGTTCTGTTGTTGGCTCTGCTGTTACAGTTAGGGGGttaagtgccttgctcaagggcacctcagcagtagCTGCTGAAGAAGATCAAAGTATTTCCCTTTATAGAGTTTTCCCAACCAACAGGCATCTAAACCATGCAGTTAAAATCCAGCTATCTAACCTTTAGACTGCTGCTGACCCCGTCATGACCTTAGTGACTGTGCACAGCTGCCCTGTTTCTCCCCTCACATCACTAATTTCCATTTTAATTTGTAGAACCATTCGATAATCCTTCGCTGCATCTTAGACTGCGGCACTTCTTTCCTTTTTCATCTCTGTACCTCTTTGTTTTTCCCTCTCTACTACCCCCAGCTTCTCTCTTTGCCTCTACATGATTACATAAAAGGGTGTAGCTGTGCTTGCTTCCGCATAAAGCCCGGACTTCTTGCACATGACCGtctttgcaaagaaaaagaaatgggtaaaacaaatgcttttcagtgcttCAATGGAACTGACGCTGTATAATCTTGAGTTACATAATTCAATAGCAGTTGTGATTAAGATCACTGTTCTCGAAAGTGTTGACGTCTGTCACTCACTTTctttaaacatgaataaaactttCAACTTGGGTTCATTTCACACTGTTCGCCCTCTCTGCTTATCTGCTGAagttatgtatttttatatatttttttctacttttttttttttttttttaaattttgctaTGAAAGTGTTTGGACAGAACTGAAAAATATTCCCTCATTTTGACGTTAAATGTAGTGATACAAGCCCAGCATGCACTTATAATAGTATGATACATAAAGACTGTTATTCTGGCTGGTCCTTGTGATGGAGGAAACTGTTGTAAGTGAATGCACACTGCACTGCGGTGAACCACTGGGTGTTAACCAGGCTCCCTCCTCAGTCACGGCAAGCCACCACAGCCTGAGGGCAACAATTGATCAGAGCgttgtatgtgtgcatgcatttgtgCCTGACTGCGTTTGTTGGCATATGTGGTTGCGTATGTATGAAGGTTTGTAATTGTTTATTATAAACAGCCTGAGACTAAAAATCACAGCATTGAAGATATTTCAATGTATTATAACTTAAAGTAAGAGAAGTGACACTTAAATTAAATCACCGTCTCTAAAATTTAGTCTGTGTGACATAAATTTAAGAAGAACTTGTTTTTGGTCAAGGTCAGAAACAGAGTGGAGTTAATGGAATGAGCCATGTAGGTGAACTAATAATACATCTGGAGCGAGAGCCAGTTTGCAAAATTAAATAGAGACAAAATACAATCAGACATCTCTCAGAAAGTATAATATAATCCAGAACTAGACAGAATTTGAATGCTAGATGCAAATTTCAGGGGAGACTGGGGTTGGCTGGCACCCTTTTCACATTCTGCCACCTTTCTCTGGCATAATTTATGTTAGAATATTCTAACCAGCAGCGACTGCAAGGTTAAGGTCTCAGctttaaatatatatgtttaaatgtaaacaaatgttaTCTAAAATCAGGTGATTTGAGATTAAAGTCACCTTGTCCATTTGAACCAACCAGCCCCATCAGGGAGTTGGAGGGCACAGTGTTAAAATGCAATAGCgacaaaaaaagaagcaatCAATAATAACAATTTGAACATTCAACTCAAAAAATAACCAGACAATATGAACATTTCATAgaatatttacttattttaaagaaaagtgTTTCATCAGTAGAAATGTCTTTTGAAGTGATTGTAGATAATTTGCGTATATGAGTACACAGATTGTAACCTCTCCTCCCTGATAAATGTCCTAATCTCTACCGACTATCTTTtcacaacccggtctcactccacagtcgtcgaaatccggcgcttgggcaatGACTTCCTGCGTCAGTTGCGataaaaaaggcgtcctttcatgtcagcatgatacgcaactttgtcattatagtttaacggttgGCGGCAtcatttcctaaacctaaccacggtTGTTGGTTGAAgagaaaaaatgtcaatttgcgatgttgtactgacataaagcgtttgttttgaaagagactgtatgtaaacgatacatttcctgtgaaaacggaagtgtatcttgaaagaagacaatccatgtaacaggcagaagttgacacgacgtcccagaacgtcaataaCCAATGCTTCCAGGGTACCATacatgtcgtatgtggacgtggaaagtccatgaccaaacgctgatatgtgacgagattggagtgagaatgtgttgccagaaaatataaacatttaaaagaacATCTGCCAatttttaaaacaacatttttaagcAATTTATCGGTAGGAATGTCTTTAGACTTAACTTCTTAGACTAGTGTCCAAATCTCTATCGACTGTCTTTTTACGACCTGGTCTCCCTCCAAAGTCACTGAAATCTGACgcttgagcagtgacttccagcttcagacactgacgaaaaaagccatcctttcatgttggcatgatatgcggccagtAGCTGTTATAGCTTAACAGCACCCAGCGATGTCAGAgggaaacgcagtgggacaaCATCGAAAGTTAAGGCGACGAAAGTTTgaatagggcaggtgggaggggcggtggatgggtccaacaaccaatGACCATCAATCGGGAGGGCAATGTTTGCTTACCCATTAAGACTGTAaggtcaaaccctgttcttttttcctaaaccccaCCAAATGCTTTCGTTGCCTAAACTAAACCACGTGTgtattggcaaaatgtaaccacgtgcgtttgttgctgaaggaaaagaaaaaacgtCAGTTTgcgttgtactgacatagtgtgtttattttgaaagagactgtatgtaaacggcaCCTTTCATGTGAAAacgtaagtgtattttgaaagaagataatgcatgtaacaggcagaacttgacccGGCATcgcagaacgtcaacaaccaacgtatccagggtaccttgcacgtcatatttGGACGTGgacagtccatgaccaaacgtcgatacgTGACGAGACTGGAGTGAGAATGTACTTTGTACTACCTTGTATATGGGAGTCTGAAActaaaatttattttaattgatcTATTTATCCATCTAACTACTTTTACTATAGACTATTCAAAATAACTATTAAAAATTAACAACATAACTCTGTTTTTAATCTTTCAAAATAGTTATAATCTGTCAAAATACAGGTAAAGTTACAACTCTTAATTTTACACTTCAGTAAAATCAGTGTGTCAACCAGCCCCGCTCACATTTGACCCAACGTTGTAATTAAATTATGTGAGCCAGCTGCCATCACTCATCACAGACTTTCAAATCTTATATCAAAATGTAGCTGCTTCCTTTGTTTAATAACTAAAAGTGTCTCTGTCTAATGCAGTTTTATACCACATTCAGTCCACAGACCACTTTTTACCTTTGATACTATAAAATTAAATGTTACCCTTACAAAATTAGTAAGTGACTTCCAGATGTTTTAACACAGTAGATGAGTGCAGGTgaatgaaacaaacattttgatgtcacatttttgtctctgtgacCTTCACATGACCAGAGAACAGCTGTGCACCAACTAACCCCGGCCTCTCCTAAACAGtaatgtgtctgtttgtaacagaaagagagtgagaggtGGTACATTAGGAAGTCAAACATCAAACATCCACAGGTCAATAAAACTAAAAAGCGTGAGCACACTCGGCTGCCTGACTTCCAGGACTGCgagctgagtgtgtgtagttgtgtgtgcgtgtgcgtctCTCCTGATGAATGAAGCCTGACTGCTAGTGTAAACAATTGAGATTAAATTGTGACTTGTGGTTGTTGTGTGGCCACTTTTCTGTAATAATGTGCTTTTCACTGAGCTCgcgtgcatatgtgtgtgtgtgtgtgtgcgcgtgtgtgtgcgtgtgtgtgcatgtgtgtgtgtatttgcttccttttgtttgtctgctgtgtgcgtgtgtgtttgactttatgtgtgtggcagtgtgggTTGAGTGGATCTCTCTTTTCACCATCACCATTACTGCATGAAAGACCTGTCACTCTGTATTAGCTCTCTTcagctctccctctcccctctgtgtgtgtgtgtgtgtgtgtttgcatgtgtgtgtgtgacagagagacataGAGAGAGGGGTGAACTGGGCAGCAAAGCCATTTTAAAGCTATTGAAGGTCATTGTCCGCTCAGTTTTGTGCAGCAGCTCCAGCCATTGGCTCCATTGTTATAGATCTATGACATAATTCAGTCTGCATGACAAACACTTACTGGAGACTGAATAATTTTTACAATCACAGTCAGTCATCACTTTTATTTTAGGGATGCTGCTGAATTTCTGTCCACACTGATGCATGAGTATTGACCTGTAGATATTTCatgatctctctgtctctctctgcagggCTGCGCTCGTGCTGCATTTCCCAGAACTACCAGCGCGGcccccatcatcatcatcatcatcatcatcatcaccacagaGGAAAAGTGTCCCAGTGGCGCTCCATCGAGTCACTCTCCAccataaaaagggaaaaaaatcgaCATCAATAAcactcacacatatacacacacacacatatagtatatatatagctatataACCTGGCCATGGCTGGTAGGCTACTTACAACCGCACAGCCGTGCGCGCGTGCCACACGCTCCAATAAGCACATCCAGACCAATTCTCTCAATATGAGAGagaagagacacagagggagggagggaggggagatgatgatgatgatgggggGCTTTAAAACCCTCCGCCGTGCTCTTGCAGCGCAGCATACTGTCGTAGATTTCATCTTGTGTCGATTCTGACATTATCCGTCACCACTCACATCACTGAGGAGTTTTGGTGGGATGCGACAAGTTGCTTGCGTCGGGCTCGGTGTGGGAGAAATAGATAGAGgagcagacaggcaggcaggcaggcaggagaGCGCTCGTGCAACCGGAGGGGAGGGGGAGACGCATTCTCCCCGagtacacacacaagcagcgGCCACATCCACTGTAGACAAATCCGTGTTCAGTGACGTGTTTTGtatcagccttttttttttttaatgcaacccTTTTTCCATCACTGGCTGATTTAAATTTAACCAGGAATTGAGAACCAAGTCCCTCGCGTGCTTCTTATTTATCAACTCTATTCACCCCccttttctatttatttatttttgcctcGATAGACCCGTTATTCAGCTCATCCACCGTCCACCCCCTGTCTTCTTTTTCCCTCCATCTCCTCGCTGGGAGCGCGACGCGCTGCgaatatctgaaattaaaaaaaaaaaaaaaaaaaagcctgcagGTAAGACCTCTCCAAGCTTCTTTCTATCATCACAATAACACTGTTGTTTGTTACTTTGCAGCTTAATGGATACACAGTTCATTCAGTGTCATTTACACGCCACATTGATTTGTTTCACGTTGCCTGCAACTTAGCCCACTCCTGACAGTGTGGACTACGGAATTTACtggcaaaaaaaataataatgataataattctCAGACTTGTGCCACTTCTCTGATTAAATGCTGATTGATAATTTTCCCACCTATTTCCGCGGGCCTATAATTAGCGACGGCAACGTCTATTATGCAAATGAAAGCCTTATAATAGCTCGTTTGAAGCTCTCCCTGCATCCGCACCGCAGGTGTGGGGACTAAAATATCTGTTGTATGCCCGAAATGGACGCACACTGAGGAGTGATTTCTGCGGATGTGGATGTCTTAATGTGTCCCAGTCCACTGACTTTTCTCTGAACCGGCCGCTTGATGCTAGGCGTCCATTTTCCACCGTGTAGCCTATGCAGGCAGGGTGATGTGTGTAGCCTACTCTATTAATGAATGCACCGCAGTCCGCATCACTATACTTGAGCTTTGCACGCTCTCAGCACCGAGCTTGTAGCCTATGTGTCTAATCAGTGGTCTGCACAGCTTCTGccgctctgctgctgctgctggactcCTCACAGCGCAGGGCCAGCATCTTAGCTTCGTGTTGGACCTGGGCCACATCATGTTATCTGATGCGTTATGAGATTCGTTTTCCTCTCAGCCACACTGTCTGCTCTCACTGAGCTCTGACAGATCCAGAGGTAAAGGGCACCAAACATCTGGCACCTTATCAATCATTCATTTTTCATCAGAGCTCAGATCACATCTGGGCTAAAGGTGGAGTGAAATGTCTTGTGATTTGGAGATGCTAAAGGAGTGTGTGCACTGCAGCATTCAGGAGTCACCATGCACTGATAGAAAAAACAAggtagtgagtgagtgagtgagttataCCTGTCTCCACTGAGGCTGCAGCCCATGACAGGTGCAGCTCTGAGTGATTATTGTCATCTAAGGTGAAACAACCAAATGTGGTCACTTGTAGTTATCGCACAAGCTTTTCCCCCTCTGAGCTGAGCTTTTGATTTAGGTGCTGCTTCTCCTCAGCACAGGGACTGGCCTTTTTTACAGCAGCACAAGTGTCTATCAGCAGCACCTGCTCCTTCGTGGTTGTGATGCAGAGCTAACTTGTGTAGCTCTCAGTGTCGCAGGGATGAAGCTGaactttttacatttacatcacacTTACCTGTAAAGTTCTGGTGTTGATATGTGGGTGGTGATTGATAGTTAAATAGtagtttttgtttattattttaataattccATGAAATTAGTGAGCATATAGTTGTTAATGAGAACCTTAAAGGTGATT encodes the following:
- the cacng7b gene encoding voltage-dependent calcium channel gamma-7 subunit encodes the protein MSSCSSRALTILSTVFGACGLLLVGVAVSTDYWLIMVEGIILQQNQSMEVKMALHSGLWRVCFVAGTENGRCVASEYFTEPEIEITTENTANILKMVRTATPFPMVSLLFVFTAFVISNIGHIRPQRTILAFVSGIFFILSGLSLVVGLVLYISSINDEVMNRPREPEQFFNYHYGWSFAFAASSFLLKEGAGVMSVYLFMKRYAEEEMYRPHPALYRPRLSESSDYSGQFLHPESSWPQPKRGRSTSEASSDISIQLNQAPPAPPKSSLQGQGSPPSGSSSAGSYQMPPQSAGYPTTHTLTRSHSSHPQGQALPMAMPPSPVPPPHYHTHMHMSASPC